From Methanomicrobiales archaeon HGW-Methanomicrobiales-1, a single genomic window includes:
- a CDS encoding GDP-mannose 4,6-dehydratase yields MKYLVTGGAGFIGSHIVDNLSECGHEIIILDNFFSGREENIFHLEGIKKIRFIHGSITDRATLKTACESVDGIFHEAAIASVARSVNNPIATNEANITGTLNILVAARDAGVKKVVFASSSSVYGDTPTLPKKESMCPSPKSPYAVSKHAGEEYLRVFSELYGLKTLSFRYFNVFGPRQDPKSDYAAVIPKFITRILAHEHPIIFGDGTQTRDFTYVKDVAEANVRGMGSTAEGLYNIAYGQQIDLNSLAELIMDITGIRTTPVYEPARPGDIHDSLADSSRAREAFGYHPRYTVKTGLQETIQWYQDRMTK; encoded by the coding sequence ATGAAATATCTCGTTACGGGCGGAGCCGGATTTATTGGTTCCCATATTGTTGATAATCTCTCTGAATGCGGTCATGAGATCATAATTCTCGATAACTTTTTTTCCGGCAGGGAAGAAAATATTTTTCACCTTGAAGGGATTAAAAAAATTCGCTTTATTCACGGAAGTATTACAGACAGGGCAACGCTTAAAACGGCATGTGAATCCGTTGACGGTATATTTCATGAAGCAGCTATTGCATCGGTTGCACGATCGGTGAATAATCCTATTGCCACCAATGAGGCTAATATAACCGGAACATTAAATATACTTGTGGCAGCACGCGATGCAGGTGTGAAAAAAGTTGTCTTTGCTTCTTCTTCTTCCGTATATGGTGACACCCCGACTCTCCCAAAAAAGGAATCCATGTGTCCCAGTCCGAAATCTCCCTACGCGGTATCAAAACATGCCGGCGAAGAGTATTTACGGGTTTTCTCTGAACTTTATGGACTCAAGACCCTTTCATTCCGGTATTTCAACGTCTTTGGTCCTCGACAGGATCCAAAATCAGATTATGCTGCGGTCATCCCGAAATTCATCACCCGCATCCTTGCTCACGAGCATCCGATCATCTTTGGCGATGGTACACAAACCCGTGATTTTACCTACGTGAAAGATGTCGCAGAAGCAAATGTTCGGGGGATGGGGAGCACGGCTGAAGGATTATACAACATCGCGTATGGCCAACAGATTGATCTTAACTCCCTTGCCGAACTCATTATGGATATTACCGGAATCAGGACAACTCCGGTCTACGAGCCGGCACGCCCAGGGGATATTCATGATTCGCTCGCGGATAGTTCCCGTGCTCGTGAAGCTTTCGGGTATCATCCCCGATACACAGTGAAGACTGGATTACAGGAGACTATACAATGGTATCAGGACAGGATGACAAAGTAA
- a CDS encoding nucleotide sugar dehydrogenase → MVSGQDDKVTVCVIGLGYVGYPLAEAFSQHVETIGFDIDRNKIDQIQKSGSKIHATSNPEEIHNADYILICVPTPVTKNKQPDLSPVRGAVEIAGRHLKKGATVVLESTVYPGVTEEIVLPILEKESGMKCGEGFRIGYSPERINPGDDAHELAKIIKIVAGMDNETLDDLAILYGNVTTVYRARSIQVAEAAKVIENIQRDLNIALMNELTVIFHRLGINTADVLEAAGTKWNFMHFTPGLVGGHCIPVDPYYLVARAQEYGYHPQVILAGRSINDSMPKYVADMAVKGLNNAGKVIKGSSVLIMGLTYKENVPDTRESPVEEMVKELKEFGVHVYGYDPLLPDSIIQKFGAIPLPELDRKVDAIIVAVAHNAFRTMNIDYIHNLMNAHPLLVDVRGMIAKTTAEENGITYYRL, encoded by the coding sequence ATGGTATCAGGACAGGATGACAAAGTAACGGTATGTGTAATCGGTCTTGGATATGTCGGCTATCCTCTCGCTGAAGCGTTTTCTCAGCACGTAGAGACGATTGGGTTTGATATTGATCGGAACAAAATTGATCAAATACAAAAATCCGGATCAAAAATTCATGCTACCAGCAATCCCGAAGAGATTCACAACGCGGATTATATTCTGATTTGTGTCCCGACACCGGTGACAAAAAACAAACAGCCCGATCTCTCACCGGTCCGGGGCGCCGTGGAAATTGCCGGCAGGCATCTGAAAAAAGGGGCAACCGTCGTCCTTGAATCCACGGTTTACCCGGGAGTGACAGAAGAGATCGTCCTTCCTATCCTTGAGAAAGAATCCGGTATGAAATGCGGGGAAGGGTTCAGGATTGGATATTCTCCAGAACGGATCAATCCTGGAGATGATGCACACGAACTCGCAAAGATTATCAAGATTGTCGCCGGCATGGATAATGAGACACTAGATGATCTCGCCATACTGTATGGGAACGTGACAACCGTATACCGTGCAAGAAGTATTCAGGTTGCCGAAGCAGCAAAGGTGATCGAGAATATCCAAAGGGATCTCAATATCGCGCTGATGAATGAACTTACGGTTATTTTCCACCGCCTCGGTATCAATACGGCAGATGTTCTGGAAGCTGCCGGCACGAAATGGAACTTCATGCATTTTACCCCGGGTCTTGTTGGCGGGCATTGTATCCCCGTCGATCCGTACTATCTTGTTGCCCGTGCACAGGAATACGGGTATCATCCCCAGGTAATTCTTGCAGGCCGTTCAATCAATGATTCCATGCCCAAGTATGTTGCAGATATGGCGGTCAAGGGGCTGAATAATGCAGGGAAAGTTATCAAAGGATCGAGTGTCCTGATTATGGGGCTTACCTATAAGGAAAATGTTCCGGATACCCGGGAATCCCCAGTTGAAGAGATGGTAAAGGAATTAAAAGAGTTTGGCGTTCATGTGTACGGTTATGATCCACTGTTGCCCGATAGCATCATCCAAAAATTCGGCGCAATACCGCTTCCGGAACTTGATAGAAAAGTGGATGCTATTATCGTTGCTGTCGCGCATAATGCATTCAGAACGATGAATATTGATTACATCCACAACCTGATGAATGCCCACCCCCTTCTCGTTGATGTCCGTGGAATGATTGCCAAGACAACTGCAGAAGAAAATGGGATCACCTACTACCGATTATAA